The following are from one region of the Melospiza melodia melodia isolate bMelMel2 chromosome 14, bMelMel2.pri, whole genome shotgun sequence genome:
- the GABRP gene encoding gamma-aminobutyric acid receptor subunit pi, protein MFCRYFSFFGLCLFLSTQRSSLGHGSSLHGRGTTSLPGFENLTMGYNKYLRPYFGGEPVQIAMSLDIASISSISESDMDFTATIALRQRWTDPRLVFHGNRSFTLDARLVELLWVPDTYIVESKRSFLHDVTVGNRLVRLFSNGTVLYALRITTTVACNMDLSKYPMDTQTCRLQLESWGYDENDVTFTWLRGNSSVHGLEKLRLSQYTVQRYHTLVSRSQQETGSYPRLILQFELRRNVLYFILETYVPSTLLVMLSWVSFWITLDSVPARTCIGVTTVLSMTTLMIGSRSSLSKTNCFIKAIDVYLGICFSFIFGALVEYAVAHYSSSQKCAAKVPKEGPANELTEEMEEVNITNILKNSITSYKQKISFTSIEISSDNVNCSDLTMKNHEKIKCVLRNKMHRIIGYFTIQNPGNVDHYSKLLFPLFFMVVNVFYWAYYLYF, encoded by the exons GAGCTCTCTGGGTCATGGATCCAGCTTGCATGGCAGGGGCACCACGTCCCTCCCTGGATTTGAGAACCTCACCATGGGCTACAACAAATACCTCCGGCCCTACTTTGGTG GAGAACCTGTACAAATTGCAATGAGTCTGGACATTGCAAGTATTTCTAGTATATCTGAGAGTGACAtg GATTTCACAGCCACCATCGCCCTGCGGCAGCGCTGGACAGACCCGCGGCTGGTCTTCCACGGCAACAGGAGCTTCACGCTGGATGCTCGCCTGgtggagctgctctgggtgccagaCACCTACATTGTGGAGTCAAAGAGGTCTTTCCTGCACGACGTCACTGTGGGCAACCGCCTCGTCAGGCTCTTCTCTAATGGCACTGTCTTGTATGCCTTAAG AATCACTACTACTGTTGCCTGTAACATGGACCTGTCAAAATACCCTATGGATACCCAAACATGTCGGCTGCAGCTAGAAAGCT GGGGCTACGATGAGAACgatgtcaccttcacctggctgagGGGGAACAGCTCCGTGCACGGCCTGGAGAAGCTGCGGCTCTCCCAGTACACGGTGCAGCGCTACCACACCCTGGTCTCCAGGTCTCAGCAGGAGACAG GCAGTTACCCACGACTGATATTACAGTTTGAACTGAGGAGAAATGTCCTTTACTTCATATTGGAGACCTATGTGCCCTCCACTCTGCTTGTcatgttgtcctgggtttcttttTGGATCACACTGGACTCAGTGCCTGCAAGAACCTGCATTG GAGTTACAACAGTGCTTTCTATGACAACTCTGATGATCGGCTCACGAAGTTCACTTTCAAAAACCAACTGCTTCATTAAGGCCATTGATGTTTATCTTGGCATCTGCTTCAGCTTCATCTTTGGTGCCCTTGTGGAATATGCAGTGGCTCACTACAGCTCCTCACAGAAATGTGCAGCTAAAGTACCAAAAGAG GGGCCTGCAAATGAACTGACTGAAGAAATGGAAGAAGTTAACATCACCAACATCCTCAAAAATTCCATCACGAGCTATAAACAAAAAATCAGCTTCACAAGCATTGAGATTTCCAGTGATAATGTTAACTGCAGTGACTTGACCATGAAAAATCATGAGAAAATCAAATGTGTCTTGAGGAACAAAATGCACAGGATCATTGGTTATTTCACAATTCAGAACCCTGGCAATGTGGACCACTACTCCAAATtgcttttccctttgtttttcatGGTGGTCAATGTGTTTTACTGGGCTTATTATCTATATTTTTAG